In the Hordeum vulgare subsp. vulgare chromosome 7H, MorexV3_pseudomolecules_assembly, whole genome shotgun sequence genome, one interval contains:
- the LOC123412699 gene encoding disease resistance protein RGA4-like, which yields MEAALLSGTMKVMLPKLFSLVEKSWNLHKGIKRDIKFLEKELGMILRSIDAELSAGAANEDRGAVLLLSMEELRELAHGIEDCIDRLVYRASWKQQSSLLRRRLQSPKALLTGLQFAEKLQRMKQLVAEAHERRQRYPVPRPSQAASAAQADGSPSSASFDPRLTDADLVGVDETRAKLLEQLAAAAEGQPMQLKVVSIVGCWGSGKTALAADVYRIQAGSERFDKHAWVCAALRSPGEVLMDLLRGFSSDDHSCLGNVLNTSNVGQLCVQVREKLVKKRYFIVIDDLQTQNQWKIIKSAFPDDNDGSSRVVVTTTIQSVANACSSDNGYVHKMSRLDEKCSKELFSKKACPEKYSQYKQPDPTAILKKCDGQPLALVTIGEFLQSNGWPRGPACEDVCNNIGYHLETEETFEKMRRVLMRNYANLPGHALKACLLYFGIFPSDNPVRRKSLLRRWSAEGIIETQDSCDALTLAAKNFNKLVDQNFIEPIDVSNNNNVKTCQTYGMMREFILQLSISQNFVTLFCDDKKEEKYVRRLSLHHKNAKDGDSFKNIDLSLVRSLTIFGKACKTVLDFSKYELLRVLDLEKCDDLKDDHIKGICNLLLLKYLSLGGSVTELPEDIVKLEHLEALDVRRTKVNILPVEVFLLPCLVHILGEFRLSGKVYKKSVFLKKKTGNEVQKFLSEGKSNIETLAGFVTDGSDGFLHLMGHMNRLRKVKIWCKPSASSTDWTDLTRAIQQFIQDKKDENKDTTRSLSLNFDECSKNFLDLVRGPCYLSSLKLHGSLTALPKFFVSLRGLRELCLSTTTKLTTSVLEALSNLSYLQYLKLIARDIEDFVIEVQALPRLLCLCFELQNPTFPTIKQGAMCFLVTLQLLCKDINGFSGINIECFEHLEEVILHPKVSLETQKLFEKAAEEHPNGPKIVLLKSGDEAEAEAESSNDRLNPAFSNMGISEISPALNELPSGIVVP from the exons ATGGAGGCCGCTCTTCTGAGCGGCACCATGAAAGTTATGCTGCCGAAGCTCTTCTCGCTGGTTGAGAAGAGCTGGAATCTGCACAAGGGCATCAAGAGGGACATCAAGTTCCTCGAGAAGGAGCTCGGCATGATTCTCCGTTCCATCGACGCTGAGCTCAGCGCGGGCGCGGCGAACGAGGATCGTGGAGCCGTACTGCTCCTGTCGATGGAAGAATTGCGCGAACTGGCGCACGGGATAGAGGACTGCATCGACCGCCTCGTGTATCGCGCGAGCTGGAAGCAGCAGTCCTCCTTGCTCCGCCGGCGGCTACAGTCCCCCAAGGCGCTCCTCACCGGGCTGCAGTTCGccgagaagctgcagaggatgaaGCAGCTGGTGGCGGAAGCGCACGAGCGGAGGCAGAGGTACCCTGTCCCCAGGCCCAGCCAGGCCGCCTCTGCTGCCCAGGCGGACGGGTCACCCTCCTCTGCTTCTTTCGATCCGCGCCTCACGGATGCGGATCTGGTCGGAGTCGACGAGACCCGGGCCAAGCTCCTGGagcagctggcggcggcggccgaggggCAGCCGATGCAGCTGAAGGTGGTCTCCATCGTAGGGTGTTGGGGTTCGGGGAAGACCGCTCTTGCCGCGGATGTGTACAGGATCCAGGCCGGCAGCGAGAGATTCGACAAGCACGCGTGGGTTTGTGCCGCCCTCAGGAGCCCGGGGGAGGTGCTAATGGACCTTCTCAGAGGATTTAGCTCCGACGACCACTCTTGTCTGGGAAATGTGCTGAATACCTCCAATGTCGGGCAGCTCTGCGTACAAGTCAGAGAAAAGTTGGTGAAGAAGAG ATATTTCATTGTTATCGATGACCTTCAAACACAAAATCAGTGGAAGATCATCAAATCAGCGTTCCCAGATGACAATGATGGTAGCAGCAGAGTTGTGGTGACGACGACTATTCAGTCAGTTGCTAATGCATGCAGCTCTGATAACGGTTATGTGCACAAAATGAGTAGACTTGATGAGAAATGCTCAAAGGAATTATTCTCCAAGAAAGCTTGCCCAGAGAAATATTCACAATACAAACAGCCTGATCCGACAGCAATCCTGAAGAAATGTGACGGCCAGCCCCTTGCTCTTGTCACAATAGGCGAATTCTTGCAATCAAATGGTTGGCCGAGAGGACCTGCCTGTGAAGATGTATGCAACAATATCGGCTATCATCTCGAGACCGAAGAGACATTTGAAAAAATGCGTCGTGTGCTGATGCGTAACTACGCCAATCTGCCTGGTCATGCACTCAAAGCATGCTTGCTATATTTCGGTATATTCCCGAGTGATAATCCTGTCAGGAGGAAAAGTTTGTTGAGGCGATGGTCAGCTGAGGGAATCATAGAAACACAAGATTCATGTGATGCCTTGACTCTAGCAGCTAAAAatttcaacaaacttgtggaccaGAACTTCATTGAACCCATCGATGTAAGCAATAACAATAACGTGAAGACTTGCCAAACCTACGGCATGATGCGTGAGTTCATTTTGCAGTTGTCCATCTCTCAGAACTTCGTGACTTTGTTTTGTGAtgacaagaaagaggaaaaatatgtCCGTCGGCTTTCTCTCCATCATAAAAATGCTAAAGATGGTGACAGTTTCAAGAATATTGATTTATCACTTGTTCGATCTCTAACAATCTTCGGGAAGGCATGTAAAACTGTACTAGACTTCAGCAAGTATGAACTGCTGCGAGTCCTGGATCTTGAAAAATGTGACGACTTGAAGGATGATCATATCAAAGGCATATGCAACCTGCTTCTGCTGAAGTATCTGAGCCTTGGGGGCAGTGTTACTGAACTTCCAGAGGATATTGTAAAACTGGAGCATTTGGAGGCACTTGATGTGAGGAGAACGAAGGTAAATATACTGCCGGTGGAGGTTTTCTTGTTGCCCTGTTTAGTGCACATATTGGGAGAGTTTAGGCTTTCAGGCAAAGTCTACAAAAAGAGTGTTTTCCTCAAAAAGAAGACAGGAAATGAAGTACAGAAGTTTCTCTCAGAAGGAAAAAGTAACATCGAAACTCTAGCAGGATTTGTCACCGATGGGAGTGATGGGTTTCTTCATCTTATGGGTCATATGAATAGATTGAGAAAGGTGAAGATTTGGTGTAAGCCATCTGCAAGTAGCACTGACTGGACTGATCTTACGAGGGCCATTCAACAGTTCATTCAGGACAAGAAGGATGAAAATAAGGACACTACACGTTCTTTATCCCTTAATTTTGATGAATGCTCTAAAAATTTCCTAGATTTGGTAAGAGGACCCTGCTACCTCAGTTCTCTGAAACTACATGGCAGCTTAACTGCTTTGCCGAAGTTTTTTGTATCACTTCGGGGTCTCAGGGAGCTGTGTCTTTCTACTACTACTAAACTTACAACCAGTGTTCTTGAAGCTCTGAGTAATTTGAGCTACCTGCAGTATTTGAAACTGATTGCCCGTGATATTGAGGACTTCGTCATAGAAGTTCAGGCACTGCCCAGGCTTCTATGCCTTTGTTTTGAGCTGCAAAATCCGACATTCCCAACAATCAAACAAGGAGCTATGTGTTTTCTGGTCACGCTTCAGCTTCTTTGTAAAGATATAAATGGCTTTTCTGGCATCAATATTGAATGTTTCGAACACCTTGAGGAGGTCATCCTTCATCCTAAAGTTAGCCTAGAAACCCAGAAACTATTTGAGAAGGCCGCCGAAGAGCACCCGAATGGTCCAaaaattgtgttgctcaaatctggtgatgaagcagaagcagaagcagaaagttcAAATGATCGACTGAACCCAGCATTCAGTAATATGGGGATTTCAGAGATTTCTCCTGCTTTAAATGAGTTGCCGAGCGGCATTGTAGTGCCTTAA